DNA from Alnus glutinosa chromosome 2, dhAlnGlut1.1, whole genome shotgun sequence:
taatatatagcattactttccaacttttttctatatatatacttatatctcttgaaattttcaagaaaataattttatattattctcTAAGCAGTAAATACTGCTTAATGCAACCAAAACAATATAACTCACCATAAAAGAAGATGGCTCACgaacaaaataaattttcttagaatttttttttaaaaaaaattgacaattctGCAGGGGCCATGTTAAAGATTTtccttataaataaatttttgttaaaggGTTTGTGGGGGCCACGACCCCCACTGGCTCTAATGTGGCTATGCCATTGTTCTTGTTGCAGTCGTAACCGTATTTTGTTTAGAGAAATGTTGGGCTGTACCTTGTCCCACCTTTAtatgtgtttttaatttttaaacaaataaaataataaataaaataaattctaacaTATAACGGTGGGACAAGGGGTATACACCCTAACATTTCTTGTTTATCTATTTTCTCATTTATCTCTCTCCTTTCCTGATGCAAAATAACGGTATTGGATTAGTGTTTGCAAcaatgtaataaaagaaaatgataaatgataTTTACAAGAAAGtagaatatataataaaaaatttattgaaatttgtataaaaaaatttactagctaaaattaggggtgggcaaaaacccacccacccacaTTGACATGCTCCCCCTGCCTCACCCCTAAAAACAcggtttttcttttatttttattatttttttttatttttacgatAAAGGTTGCATTTTAACCAACccatgcggggcggggcgggttgcagAATGGAGTTTTAAAAAATCCTAGGGACCTGCCCCTCCCCACAtgaaataaaacacaaacataAAAAACCCTACATTTCTCATTCGTCGCACTCTAGAATTTTCTCTCCACTCTTCTTCCTCCCCGAAAATCTCTCCCCCAAATCTTTCTTCCATTTCTCTTCACTCTTCAGCCTCCCCGAAAATCTCTCCCCAAAATCTTCCTTCCGTTTTGAGCCTCATAACTGACCCGCAGCAGGGATGGAATCTGCCATCAAGATTGGAGTAACGGACATCATGCGCCCACCATTCACATTCGGATTGACGGAAGCAGATTGGGCTCTTTCACAGTGGGGACTTTCACCAGCCCTCTGGTCGATCTGCATCCCTTGTGGCGAAACTCCTTCAATACACACATCCCATGGATCCGGCTGAGGCTCAAGTCCTAGATCTAAAccctttgtaagtttctttccTCATTAGTTTCAAACCTTAGTGTTAGTTTCTTTCCTCGTTCTTTCTTCATTTGTGTTTAGTTGTGTACAGTTTGgttgatttatttttggtttcacACAAAAACCCGCACTACCCCGCTTAGCTTGCACCCTCGCCCTGCAACGGATTCCCCTTTTTAAATGCGGACTGCGGGTGAGAAATTTTCAACCCATAAGGatgcggggcgggggcaaaaaggaCGAAAATCTACCCCGCCCTGCTCCATGCACAACCCTAGCTAAAATAGAAAGTTGCACTATTTCATAATCTATTTTAACTAGGGCAGGTAGAGATGCTCTAAGATCTCGCCACGTTTCCGAGTCCACCCACTCATAACATCCCGTGAAATCCCACCAATCTTAAACGATCTATGGGCCGTTACTAAAAAACAGCCCATAGATAGTATTATAAAACCAAAccaacaaaaatagaaaaaggaaacaCAACACACAGAACAGCGAGAAACATCCTTCATCTTCTCTTTCAGTTTCAGATCCTTCGAATCTCTCTGTGTCTCTTCCTGTCAcgagacaacaaaacaaagagaagCCAAAAGTGGTGGATGGCAAAAACCAACAAGTACGCCTCTATCAACTTCAACCACATCTACGAGAAAAGCCCTTCCACCAATCCCAACCacagcagcaacaacaacacCAAGCCCACCAGaaactcatcttcttcttcttcctcttcgcCCTCTTACTCTGCAATCTCGTCCCCCAAAACCCATGGCCGCATGTTGGTCCTGACCCGacccacacccacacccactCCCAAACCCGCCACCATCCCACCACCGCAGCCTCTCTCTCCACAGCCCCAACCCCAGCGATCCCATCAAATCCCAGGTCAGACCCCATCCGAATCCGGTTCGGACCACATTTCTCTTCGTCCGTTGGGGCATACCGGGACCAGTTCGCCGGTTTTATCTTCGGTTCCGAGTTTGGAGAAGGAGAAGCAGGTGGTGAATCCCGTGTTATCGCCGAAACCTGGAAAGTTTGTGCCACCGCATCTCAGGCCGGGGTTTGTGGGTAGAGAGGAGCGATCTGTGCCGGAGTTTGGCCGGGGCAGGGACTCGGGCCGAAACAATTTCGGGTCTCCGGTTAAGTACGGAGAGGATGGGCGGCCCAAGTCGGGTGGTGGGTATGACAGGATGAGGGAAGGTGAGTCGGATCTGGGGATGGTGATCAGGCCAAGGTCGAGTGGGAATCGGCCGAGTTCGAGCGGATGGTACGGTCCTTTGCACAtttcccctctttttttttggttcctgAAATTTGATCAATGATTATTGATTAATTAATCTGTGTCCTTGTTGtcattctttgttttgttttattttctttgcatCTGTATGATGTTTTTGGCTACTTTTTGCACTGATTTTTAGTGCCGGGTGCTTTTCTAGCTTGGTTCACATTTTTATACTAGGTGGATGTTATTGTATAACATACTATTTTTctttgtggggtgtttttttaaTGGTGGGTAATATAtgcttatttatttcttataaaaaaaaaatatgcttatttgtttaGGAGGATTTATACAAAATATATGGCATGAGCTTTTGTGGGACACAAATAGGACTTGAAACTAGGTATTTTTAATGGATCAGGATcccctacaatttcaaaaaaatttgtgaatctcaaatttctttgaaatcaaGCCGTTTTTCACATAGAAATGACgtaaaaaatgctatatattaaagatatggcatgttaacaatgaaacaaaaaaaaaaaaaaaaatacaaaaaaatctttCCGAAAGGTtttttcttacactttatgtcgtataaaagctttgagcaaaaaactgtttttcaatttagtaaaaaagaaatgtcttttcaaaagggaagaaaaagtcttttgaattgatttttttttttttttttttttttttttttttttttgtttcattgttaacatgtcatatctttaatatgtagcatttttcacgtcaataaaatggaaaaagcggcttgatttcaaagaaatttgagaatctcaaatttctttgaaattttgtaGGGGATTCTGATCCCTTTTTAATGGGGCTCGAAATGGGATATTGTTGAAATGTTTTTTCCGGTGTAATGATTGCAATTTCAATTGTTGGGAAGAGGTTAGGTTAGGAGACTAGAGGGCatgaataagaaaataaatttcaaagtCATTAATGATATTTTCCATGCCTGTTCTGGTGACTGCCTTGAAAGGAATACGTGCGGCCAACTGTGATTAGTTGATCCATACAGCCAACCCCCAGTTTTGATGGGGATTGAAGCTTTGAGTTGAGTGTCATCAAAATGCATAATTTCACTATTATATCTTGTTCTGGAGTTGTATTCCTAGTGGATTGGACAATACATGAGGATTTGATGAATATTCTCTGTTGGTATTGATTGAGAGAACTCTTAGATGTTGCATGCTATTGCAGTCGTTATGGTTTAGTAGACAAACATGAGTGGCTGTGATCTTTACTTTGGCTAACCCTACGTCCACAGTATAGGTCATGTTCAGGTAGATATTAAGCTGAGCTGGTCTGGGTATGAATTATGATGTGTTGTGTTAAACCTATATCTTTGTGTCGGTATATGGTAAAATacgaagaaaaaagagagatgtTGACAATCGACAGGTTTCTGTGGCCTATAGACTTGAGAAGATGGAATTGTAATGTGATGAAAATATGATAGATAACCTAGATACTGTACTTATATGAAAGAATGAGGATAAGAGAGACCTATATAATTCAGCGGTTGTATATATGGGTTACTCAGTTATGATGTTTGTTAGGTTACAGTCCTTTTAGCAAAAGGTGGATGTGCTTGAGTTGCAGAGTTTCTTGTTTGCATGAGTTCTGTTTGATGTACAGGTTGGAAGTTgatgaggagaaggaggtggcAGATGGAATAAGGATAGATATGGGGGGACTTTAGTAGGATCAAGATGCAGTTTCTTTGTGATTAAGGTTGTGGTTTTGAAGGGAAAAGTATGAGATCTATGGTGGTATCAAAGAAATGATAAGATCAGAGATAATTCCCATTAGGCCTCTGATTTTAGAGATGTGGGGTTTTTCCAGCTGCAAATGAGGGGAGTGAATTAACATTACTGGAGAGAAATAAGGAATTTAATGAGGATGATTTATTGgtgcttcatttgttttttgGTCCCTTGAGTTATTCTTGTAGTGACTtggttgaaatttttgttttgcacCTAACAACTATTTAGGGTTTGGGGAACTGATATTTAACCACTAGTTTCTTGGGATGCATCTCCGATTTTGGGCCCAAATGAGAAAGACAAGTAATGTAGTTGTTTGAGGTTACCAAATTagaaaaaagtagaaaatagGTACCACTTCCCAAGCAGCCCCCCAAATCATCTATGACCTTATAGTTTTAATGTAAAACATTATCTAATGTAAACATTttcagatgaaaaaaaaatcctgattCTCTGGTTTTTGGCACCCTAAAATTTTCGCTGTTTTGTTCACActgaaaatgtaaaattattaaaattcagATTTCCAAACAAAGTTTGCTTAAATAGTCCCAGAGTCTTCTTATCCTCGCCCAACTTAGCATACCCATATATCATCTTAGTCCAAGAAGTCCCATTTTATCTCAAGTATTTCATCACACATCTTCTGAGTATACCTGATTTCCCCACACTTTGCAAACATGTCAACAGTTGAGTTTCCCACAAATACTTAAgagaaacaaccaaggcaataAAATTGATCATCATAGTTTtgatcttcattttttattcttatattgctataaattattttatgctGGATAGCTCCCAAAAGAATCTCAAAACtatgaagagaaagaagaggcaAATGACTTGATACCACCCCACTCATCAACGACATTATCAAATCTCTTAGAGGCTATTGACTCAAACTTATACTTAGCCAAcctacctataaaaaaaaaaaatttagccaaCCTAATAAAACTCAAGCCCAGCATCCAGAACAACCGAAATGTGCAGTTTAGTCACACGATAGAGTATTCAAAGttcaatgaaaaataaatcatatgaaCTTTGTGGATGCACCATActtgccctttttttttggcatcTTCAAAGATTGTCAATCGAGTTCCGGTGTAATGCCATCATTGAATGAGTGTAGGCGAATTGTGTTTGAGAGGGTTTGCCTCTATGTTGGGTTGGGTGGGTGTTTCATTGGCGAGGGGTGACTCTGGTGGGGGGGCTGAGTTGGTGGAGGTGTCCGGCAGGGTTTGGTGTCGACGGGAGAGGGAGTGATGCCTGAGGTGTGCTATGGTGTGGGTGTTTAAAGAAAGGGGGTCTGAAGAAGAGTTGCTGATGGGAAATGTTTTACgccttcaaaaaatataaaccattttataaaaaacaagaggGCGTTTTACATTTTGACTAAAAATGTTTTTCGATTGACCAAGTCCAAGCACAATCAATATCGAAAATGTTTACGGAAAATGTGttacatcgaaacaaatggagcttGGACATGGCTCGAAAGATTACTTGGGGTTATCTATAATCTATATATTGAGTCCACTACATTTTATACCAAGTTTTCCACATCATAATCTGAGTTATGCTTAGGAGGCATCATTTCTCCTGACTTCCTCCCTCCCCGTCTTTCCTTTTCACCTTTTCTGGTGGGATGCTTTGCTGTTTCCCCAatcaaattacaaaagaaatgtcGATTTGGCAATAAAAGatgaattaatatttttttttgataagtaataaactggttttattaaaagcgttaggcgcctctaagtacaccagaagtatacaagagaaaacacctaactagaaagcggaaaatgaataagaaaatCACCAAAACTGAGCGAGAAAGGGGACACAAAAGctaccgtccaaagatacaaagtatgaaaaaacgaagctaaaatatcctccaaggacctctccaaatcttcgaaacacctattatttctttcattccaaacacaccaaagaaggCATGTCGGtaccatcttccaaatcacagcactcctcggccttccagatgtccaccaacaagcaaacaagttaaagactctcctaggcataactcaagacaAACCAAAACGAGTAAAGAGAGCACTCCACATAGTGTAAGCCACATCGCAgtgaagaaggtgatccaccgaTTCCTCATTtcgcttgcacatgcaacatctatccacaaAAAATAACATGCCTCTTCTTGAGGTTATCTATTGTAAGGATCTTACCTAGAGCCGCCGACCATACAAAATAAGTTGCCCGCATAAGAGCCTGAGTCCACAacacactcttccaagaaaAGTGACTCCCCACAGAGAAAGCCaaagagctaaagaaagacccGACCTTGAACAAGCATTTTTTTGAGGAGACCCACCATAACCTATCTTCACTACCTCTTCTTACATTGATTGAGTGCAATACCTGGAAAAAAGAAGCGAAGACATCCTCTTTAGAAAAGCTCATGCTCCATTTATTAGAACCACCCAAGAGCTCCAAATTATCCGCAACAGAAGCATCCTTCGCACGAGCAATTCCAAATAAagcaggaaaagcttccttaagaatTGCATCCGTACACCACgtatcatgccaaaatttggcactagccccatcccccacctcaaatctataAGGGCCCAAGAATTTCTCCCACAACCCTACCTCAAGGCACCTGTAGGCTCTAAggagcaccaacctccccataaattgccaaacttggaatccactgcaattctccaccaagcttctctctcaatcccataacCCCGCAACCATTTGCCTAACAGAGCCCTGTTAAACATCACCAAATTTCTGATACCCAGCCCGCTTCCTGAAATTGGGTTATAAACCTTagaccaactcaccaagtgatatttgaactcattACCATTCCCTCCCTATAAAAAGTCTCGTTGTAGCTTCTTAATGCGAGCACCTACACTTGCCGGGAGAgaagaaagagacaaaaaatacttGTGTAAGTTGGCAagggtactcttgataagggtgacTCTACCTCCCTTTGAAAGGAATAACCTTTTCCAGTTGGCCAACCGACGTTCAGTATTCTTGGTAACACCATCCCAAATATGAATAGATTTATATGAAGCCCCAAACGGAAGACCTAGATACTTCACCAGCAGAATGGCAACCCCACATCCTAAGATATCGGCTAAACTTTCCACTTAATCTACATCGCCCACAGGAATTAATTTtgacttggccaaattaaccttcaagcccGAGGCAGTTTCAAACAGAAGAAAGAGACTTCTAAGATATTGGCGAAATTATCCGCAATGTTCTTGAAAGAGACTGCGAGGGTGAACTCCCCGACACTTATCgaccttctccaccacccttgtGTCCCACATTATAAGGATGCCCCCTGAGGCCCCACTAGAATCCAAGGTACACCAGTCTATATGATTGCATCTCCATAAGCTGCGCACAACGTTGTGTGTAAACTATGAAGCTTAGTTTCTTGACAGTAAATAAAatccaccttccaatctctgagcaaATTACTAACCCTTAGACGTTTTCTCCTCTTGTTCAACCCCCTCACGTTCCAAGAAAGAATTCTTGGTTTCATAACACAACTGGATGCCCCCTCGTCTTCCTTTTACCACGGCTGGAACAAGAGCCTATAGCATCGTAATTGATTGAGCTCTCCAAATTCTAGACTGATCACCCAGCACTTCTAGACGACGTTCCTCTTCAAGAAATGTTAAGAGGGCCATCAATTGCAACTTATGATCCACATACGAGATTCCTACAGTGGGATAAATTTCATTAGCACATTGAATAACCAAATCAGAATGCCCCGAAAGACCCCCTGAGGTTGGGGAATAGGTATTTAGAGGAGGCAACCTACCAATATCAACTTCTCCTACCACCTCTTCCGCAACGCACAAGTCCAACCTACTGCTAGCTTCTTCAATACACTGAGCTCCCTCTTGAAACATTACTTTTGAACACCCAATTGGCAAGCTGGAACTAGGGTTGGCATAACGGGTTATCGCGTCAAGTttgggttgacccgccaactcGATTAGGCCAATCCGAACCCGACAtgattagctaaacgggttggGTGAACCAACCTGTTTAGCTAATCGGTTCATAAACGGATTATAAActggtcataaacgggttggtgAGTCATAAACGATTTGATTCGtttataaacgtgtcataaatgGGTAAATCCGTTTATGACCCGAACTCGTTTAACCTAAACTTAAACCTAAACCCTGTAACTTCGTGTCCTATGCGTGTCGAATTCGCGggttatgtcaaaaattgcctATCCTAGTTGGAATTAGCCCTCTGCATAGACCGAGCAAATTGAGAAAGAACCATCGGCAACTTCAAACCAGTCGACCAAGATGCAGAAGACCCAACACCAGCAGTCACGGAGCTGAGACCCAGAGACCACGGCCCAAAATCTCTCACCTCGACCATCGGAAATTGCAAACTCTCACTCACCGGCGTCATCTGAAGCATCACTTCACGATCGTCGGCCTGAACCACACTCATCGACGCAATCTGCTTTGACTTGACCCTCACAGGTGTCTTAACAGCCATCAAATCCTCGTCGAAATCTCCATTGGAAAAGGACCCACCGCAAAAGGGTAGCTGGAAAGCCCCAACAGACTACTCACCACATCACTCACCGGGAGAGAACGCACCAAAGGAGGTAGCACAGATCCCCCAGTAGACTACAACGTGCTTGGATCACCAGGCTGACCCGCGTCCAAATATTCCAACGAATGGGCCGACTTACTGTGACAGTGGCCTTCCCTTTTGGGTTGGGCTATTGACCCACACCTGAATCCACCAACAACTTCTCATTAAAAAAGTCTTCCTCTTGGGCTTAAAAACCTTGGTATTGGGTTTAAAAGCAACGGTGGGTTGCTTCGAGGTGAATTTTCCTCTAGGATTGGGCTGAGCTTTATGTGAATTTAGCTTATGCTCCCTGCCCAGAAGCCCATCCACAGCTGAGTCCAGCCTCATCAAACAAACGCCTACTTCCTCTTTTAGCTTCAGCAACGTCTCCCTTATATTGGAGAGTTGGAGGCTTTCACCAAAATGAAAGAGTGTCAGAAGCCACCCCTCCCGTCACAGCTTGCTTTTCAGAGACCGTTGGACCACACTTTGAAGTGAAAACCATGGAAATCTTCATCGGAACCGGAATTACTTCCACCGGAAACTAGGTAAACTTTGCCGGAACTTTCACCTTCCTCTTGCTGATCGTCGGAGCTTGGATAGACTTGTCCGTGGAAACTCCCGCCGAAAGTTCTCTCACCCACTTAGGCACCTTGGCTACTTGCCCTGGACAAACACCAAGACTCTCCTCCAATTGTGGCAATGTCTTTTAGGGGTGTAAATCGGTTTGGTACCCGGTAGGTAATAACCGATAATCGGATCTACCGGAGCGGTTACCGGTTTTAGCAATTATATATACCCAAATATAATCAGTAACCgggtatgtatgtatatatatatatacataccaCTGATAACTCAGTCAGGACAACAACGCATGATCTTCAACAGAAGATGATTGTTGTTCTGGTCCTAATACATATTTGTATTGTTGGAAGGGTCTTTAGAAGAGGATTCTCTAATGGAACTATGGTTGAGAGGGGCTGAATTGGAAGCACATGCATGTCTAGGGATGACTTAGACAAGCTTCCTTGCTATGACTACATAGCCAAAGAAGAGAGATGCAGCCCAGTGGATTGTTCAGTTTGCTTGGAGAACTTCAAGATGGGTGATTAGTGCAGATTGTTGCCCATGTGCAGGCACAGTTTTCATGCCCAGTGTGTGGATGAATGGCTTTTGAAGACACCCATTTGCCCAATTTATTGAACTGGTGCTGAATCTTGGAAGGGCGGTCCGGTTTCAAGGAAAGGGAGTAGCCATTTTAGTGATCTCAGTGTTGAGTTGAGAGGGAGCCAAATAACAGGAAGCAGCCATTTCAGTGATCTCGCTTGCTTCTTCAGCTGTATCCCAATCAAATGCAATTCATGGCGTTTAGATGCTATCTACCATTCCAAGAGCACTACCTTTGgatctgctatatatatatatatatatatatatatatatatata
Protein-coding regions in this window:
- the LOC133861022 gene encoding uncharacterized protein LOC133861022 isoform X2 produces the protein MAKTNKYASINFNHIYEKSPSTNPNHSSNNNTKPTRNSSSSSSSSPSYSAISSPKTHGRMLVLTRPTPTPTPKPATIPPPQPLSPQPQPQRSHQIPGQTPSESGSDHISLRPLGHTGTSSPVLSSVPSLEKEKQVVNPVLSPKPGKFVPPHLRPGFVGREERSVPEFGRGRDSGRNNFGSPVKYGEDGRPKSGGGYDRMREGESDLGMVIRPRSSGNRPSSSG